The following coding sequences are from one Myxococcales bacterium window:
- a CDS encoding ATP-binding cassette domain-containing protein has product MHFPAQVAWKPAETPGALGWVKRQFSRRAAKVFAVDGVTLSIMPGETLGLVGESGCGKSTLGRAVVRLLAPTAGTLQFAGRDITRASAAELRPLRREMQIVFQDPYASLNPRMTVGDAIGEPLLIHGVVPGAKARREKVVELLTKVGLRPDAASRYPHEFSGGQRQRIGIARALALGPKFIVCDEPISALDVSIQAQIVNLLVDLQRSEHLTYLFISHDLKIVQHISDRVAVMYLGRIVELADAKALYGAPLHPYTQALLSAVPVIDVASKRQRVVLGGDVPSPLAPPPGCPFHPRCQVPNKPPECYNVVPPLRLIEGKHAVACHVAR; this is encoded by the coding sequence ATGCATTTTCCCGCCCAAGTGGCGTGGAAGCCCGCCGAGACGCCAGGCGCGCTGGGGTGGGTAAAGCGCCAATTTTCGCGCCGCGCCGCCAAGGTGTTTGCGGTCGACGGCGTCACCCTCTCGATCATGCCCGGGGAGACGCTTGGGCTCGTTGGCGAATCAGGTTGCGGCAAATCAACGTTGGGCCGCGCGGTGGTGCGGCTGCTGGCGCCAACCGCCGGCACGCTGCAGTTTGCCGGTCGCGACATCACGCGCGCCTCCGCGGCGGAGCTGCGGCCTTTGCGCCGCGAGATGCAAATCGTATTTCAAGATCCGTATGCCTCGCTCAATCCGCGGATGACGGTGGGTGACGCCATCGGCGAGCCGCTGCTCATTCATGGCGTTGTGCCCGGCGCCAAGGCGCGGCGCGAAAAAGTTGTCGAGCTGCTGACCAAGGTGGGGCTGCGTCCGGACGCGGCGAGTCGGTATCCACACGAGTTTTCGGGTGGTCAACGCCAACGCATTGGCATCGCCCGCGCGCTAGCGCTGGGCCCCAAGTTTATCGTCTGCGATGAGCCCATCTCGGCGCTGGATGTCTCGATTCAGGCGCAGATCGTCAACCTTTTGGTCGACCTGCAGCGCAGCGAGCATCTGACGTATTTGTTCATCTCGCATGATCTCAAGATTGTGCAGCACATCTCCGATCGCGTCGCGGTGATGTATCTCGGCCGCATCGTCGAGCTCGCCGACGCCAAGGCGCTCTATGGCGCGCCACTGCACCCCTATACGCAGGCCCTGCTGTCGGCGGTGCCAGTTATTGATGTGGCTAGCAAGCGTCAGCGCGTGGTGCTGGGTGGCGACGTGCCGAGTCCCTTGGCGCCACCGCCTGGATGCCCGTTCCACCCGCGATGCCAGGTGCCGAACAAGCCGCCCGAGTGCTACAATGTAGTACCTCCGCTGCGGCTCATTGAGGGCAAACACGCGGTCGCTTGTCACGTCGCGCGCTAA
- a CDS encoding DUF4292 domain-containing protein, whose translation MLAALVAASLGAGCDKKRVRRGYEAPTEGEMFTVLQGLQGRAQSFRAETVMDYWLGDDRQKGTVKIMAERGKKMRINALNPAGDSPAMDFACDGTNFQMVDFIKDCQLTGPCDATSVEQFFRIAIEPDAFIDVATGGAPILGEVADATAVSPWDGKQGAERLELTSPTTKQTVWLGGRAHGWAVVRTEVSDAAGKLQWRLDNKDFSKLTAGSQTFYVPAKSWFRAPSEKSDLLIQWESRQVNVEIPDDKFTFEIPDVPMCGTAAGPSTPAK comes from the coding sequence GTGCTCGCGGCGTTGGTCGCGGCAAGCCTCGGTGCAGGCTGTGACAAAAAGCGGGTGCGGCGCGGCTACGAGGCGCCTACCGAGGGAGAGATGTTTACGGTGCTGCAGGGGTTGCAAGGGCGGGCACAATCGTTTCGCGCCGAGACGGTGATGGACTATTGGCTGGGCGATGACCGCCAAAAAGGCACCGTCAAGATCATGGCCGAGCGCGGCAAAAAAATGCGCATCAACGCGCTTAACCCTGCCGGCGACAGCCCGGCGATGGATTTTGCCTGCGATGGCACAAATTTTCAGATGGTCGACTTCATCAAGGACTGCCAGCTAACCGGTCCGTGCGACGCCACGTCGGTCGAGCAATTTTTCCGCATCGCGATTGAGCCCGATGCGTTTATTGACGTCGCGACCGGTGGCGCGCCGATTCTGGGCGAGGTGGCGGATGCCACCGCGGTTTCGCCGTGGGATGGCAAGCAGGGCGCCGAACGGCTTGAATTGACATCACCAACCACCAAGCAAACGGTATGGCTTGGCGGCCGGGCGCATGGCTGGGCGGTCGTGCGCACCGAGGTCAGTGACGCCGCAGGCAAGCTGCAATGGCGGCTCGACAACAAAGACTTCTCGAAGCTGACGGCGGGTTCGCAAACGTTTTATGTCCCCGCCAAGAGCTGGTTTCGCGCGCCGAGTGAAAAGTCTGATCTCCTGATTCAATGGGAGAGCCGCCAGGTGAACGTGGAAATTCCCGACGACAAGTTCACGTTCGAGATCCCCGACGTGCCCATGTGCGGCACCGCAGCCGGGCCGTCGACCCCTGCGAAATGA
- a CDS encoding trypsin-like serine protease — MPHNLTTPVACIAAILPGLLLACTEAPSGATLERTAQAITGGVEVNSSEFPAVVLVRLLDVSQMCTGTLIAPDVVLTAGHCFDDYLSNNVEVRVGVTNSAVSGGDTFEIDHWVVHPNYQLTSFSIAHDVALVFLTTPVPGVTPVALARAAELATPAETGTMVGYGRPNIEGTSGVLRAAYDRPIATCDRVEEIIAEVTGGAVASYAEASFVCWERLEGIGKCRGDSGGPTLVDVAGALTIIGVASQSDATCEYYSIDAEVASELAFIDGELAAWQCDADGVCNGFCEDFDLPADADCTGQPCQGNGCPTDPGVEPGDDAAGCAVGGEQAADGWAFGWLLSFALVMVLARRRRDQRHG, encoded by the coding sequence GTGCCCCACAACCTCACCACCCCAGTCGCGTGCATCGCGGCCATCCTGCCTGGCCTCTTGCTAGCGTGCACCGAGGCGCCCTCGGGCGCGACCTTGGAACGCACCGCGCAGGCCATTACCGGCGGCGTCGAGGTAAATAGCTCGGAATTCCCTGCGGTGGTCTTGGTGCGCCTGCTCGACGTCTCCCAGATGTGCACCGGCACGCTGATCGCGCCGGACGTCGTGCTGACGGCGGGTCATTGCTTTGACGACTACCTCTCCAACAACGTCGAGGTGCGCGTCGGCGTTACAAACTCGGCGGTCAGCGGCGGCGACACCTTTGAGATCGACCATTGGGTGGTTCACCCAAATTATCAACTAACCAGCTTTTCGATCGCGCATGACGTGGCGTTGGTGTTTTTAACAACACCCGTGCCAGGCGTCACGCCCGTCGCGCTTGCCCGCGCGGCGGAACTGGCTACCCCGGCCGAGACTGGCACCATGGTCGGCTATGGCCGACCCAACATCGAAGGCACCTCGGGGGTGCTGCGCGCCGCCTACGACCGTCCCATCGCAACCTGCGATCGGGTTGAAGAAATCATCGCCGAGGTGACGGGCGGCGCGGTGGCGAGTTATGCCGAGGCGAGCTTTGTGTGTTGGGAGCGGCTCGAAGGCATTGGCAAGTGTCGCGGCGATAGCGGCGGGCCAACCCTCGTCGACGTCGCCGGCGCCCTGACGATCATTGGCGTTGCCTCGCAAAGCGACGCGACGTGCGAGTACTACAGCATTGATGCCGAGGTGGCCTCCGAGCTCGCCTTCATCGATGGCGAGTTGGCGGCGTGGCAGTGCGATGCCGATGGCGTGTGCAATGGCTTCTGCGAAGATTTTGACCTGCCGGCCGACGCCGATTGCACCGGCCAACCGTGCCAAGGCAATGGCTGCCCGACCGATCCAGGCGTGGAACCGGGCGACGACGCAGCGGGATGCGCCGTCGGCGGCGAGCAGGCCGCGGATGGCTGGGCCTTTGGTTGGTTGCTGTCGTTTGCGCTTGTGATGGTGCTCGCGCGCCGACGCCGCGATCAAAGACACGGCTAG
- a CDS encoding S9 family peptidase, whose product MANTPSSAGTAAASSSAVLTVWNYPATRQVDASDTLHGVVVPDPYRWLEDPSVPEVKTWTQQQDEFARQHLAGLPERDAFAARLTELFYYDSISAPVHRKGRYFFWRKSAKLEKSRLLWKQGAFGEEQVLLDPNGWSTDGSVGLKAVKASYDGKLLAYQVSENNSDESTTHLVEVASGRKLPDVIAGTKYANISWRPDGKGFYYTWLPPVGGAVTVANRPGFAELRYHVLGADPARDEVVRPATGDAATFLSGGISHDGKWLIATVSHGWNSTDVYVRDAKKAGAPWQTLVAGTPHNYDVVAWRDAFYVQTNDGAPRFRIFKVRPGHLAREQWQELVPQGEATLESMRIVGGHLALTYLRKAASDVEVRTLEGAVVRKVALPGIGTTDGLTGNPDEDEAYFSFTSFTEPNVIFKTSVKSGATNEWARVSLPVELGDVVAEQVSYPSKDGTLITMFLIHRRDAKRDGTTPTILYGYVGFSVSLTPEFSGARIAWLEKGGMLAIPNLRGGGEYGEEWHKAGMLLQKQNVFDDFIWAAKYLIAEKWTSPRHLGIQGGSNGGLLVGAAMVQAPELFNAVVCAVPLLDMVRYHLFGSGKTWVPEYGSVEDAAQFAAIVAYSPYTNVRQGAKYPALLMDAADSDDRVDPMHARKFIAAVQAASTSNAPAILRVEANSGHGGADMVKSKVERSADTLAFFWSQLAPR is encoded by the coding sequence ATGGCCAACACCCCCTCATCAGCAGGTACCGCGGCCGCGTCTTCGAGCGCGGTTCTCACGGTATGGAACTATCCCGCCACGCGACAGGTCGACGCCAGCGACACGCTGCACGGCGTGGTGGTACCCGACCCGTATCGTTGGCTCGAAGATCCCAGCGTGCCGGAGGTCAAGACGTGGACGCAGCAGCAAGATGAGTTCGCGCGCCAGCATCTAGCCGGCCTGCCCGAACGCGACGCCTTCGCGGCGCGCCTGACGGAGCTGTTTTACTACGACAGCATCTCGGCGCCAGTGCATCGCAAGGGCAGGTACTTCTTTTGGCGCAAGTCCGCCAAGCTCGAGAAGTCGCGCCTGCTGTGGAAACAGGGCGCCTTTGGCGAGGAGCAGGTGCTGCTCGATCCCAATGGCTGGAGCACCGATGGCTCGGTGGGGCTCAAGGCCGTGAAGGCGTCCTATGATGGCAAGCTGCTCGCCTATCAGGTGAGCGAAAACAATTCAGATGAGTCGACGACCCACCTTGTGGAGGTCGCTTCCGGCCGCAAGCTGCCGGATGTGATTGCCGGCACAAAATACGCCAACATCTCATGGCGGCCCGATGGCAAAGGATTTTACTACACGTGGCTGCCGCCGGTTGGTGGCGCGGTGACGGTGGCAAATCGCCCTGGCTTTGCCGAGCTGCGCTATCACGTGCTCGGCGCCGACCCTGCGCGCGATGAGGTGGTGCGCCCTGCAACCGGCGATGCCGCGACCTTTCTCAGCGGCGGCATTTCGCACGATGGCAAGTGGCTCATCGCGACGGTTTCGCACGGGTGGAATTCCACCGATGTCTACGTGCGCGACGCGAAAAAAGCGGGTGCGCCATGGCAGACGCTGGTGGCCGGAACACCGCATAACTACGACGTCGTCGCATGGCGCGATGCCTTTTATGTTCAAACGAACGACGGCGCGCCGCGCTTTCGCATCTTCAAGGTCCGGCCTGGGCACCTCGCGCGCGAGCAGTGGCAAGAGCTTGTACCACAGGGCGAGGCGACGCTCGAGAGCATGCGGATCGTCGGTGGGCATCTGGCCTTGACGTACTTGCGGAAGGCCGCGAGCGATGTCGAGGTACGCACCTTAGAAGGTGCCGTGGTGCGCAAGGTGGCGCTGCCGGGCATTGGCACCACGGACGGCCTTACCGGCAACCCCGACGAAGACGAGGCGTATTTTAGCTTTACGTCGTTTACCGAGCCCAACGTTATTTTCAAGACCTCAGTGAAATCCGGCGCGACCAACGAATGGGCGCGCGTAAGTTTGCCCGTCGAGCTCGGCGATGTGGTGGCGGAGCAAGTGAGCTACCCATCCAAGGATGGCACGCTAATTACGATGTTTCTTATCCATCGCCGCGATGCCAAGCGCGATGGCACCACGCCGACCATTTTGTATGGGTACGTCGGCTTTAGCGTCAGCCTGACGCCGGAGTTTTCAGGCGCCCGCATCGCGTGGCTCGAAAAAGGCGGCATGCTCGCAATTCCGAACCTGCGCGGCGGCGGCGAGTACGGCGAGGAATGGCACAAGGCCGGCATGTTGCTGCAAAAGCAAAACGTCTTTGACGATTTCATTTGGGCGGCGAAATATCTGATCGCCGAAAAATGGACGTCGCCACGCCATCTCGGCATTCAAGGCGGCTCCAATGGCGGGCTGCTGGTTGGCGCGGCCATGGTGCAGGCACCCGAGCTCTTTAACGCCGTGGTGTGCGCGGTGCCCTTGCTCGATATGGTCCGCTATCACCTGTTCGGCTCGGGCAAGACCTGGGTGCCCGAGTACGGCAGCGTCGAGGATGCGGCGCAATTTGCTGCGATCGTGGCTTACTCGCCGTACACCAACGTGCGCCAAGGCGCCAAGTATCCCGCGCTGCTGATGGACGCCGCCGATAGCGACGATCGCGTCGACCCGATGCACGCACGCAAATTTATTGCGGCCGTGCAGGCAGCCTCTACCTCGAATGCGCCGGCCATCTTGCGCGTCGAGGCCAACTCGGGCCATGGTGGCGCTGATATGGTGAAGTCAAAGGTTGAGCGCAGCGCCGATACGCTTGCATTTTTTTGGAGCCAGCTTGCGCCGCGCTAA
- a CDS encoding ABC transporter ATP-binding protein gives MAGDLLTVDGLVTEFRTDRGTVRAVDDVSFSLQAGQTLGIVGESGCGKSVTALSIMRLVANPPGRVAAGKIMYGQGAAAKDILALPEHEMQGLRGNRIAMIFQEPMTALNPVITVGEQVAESVRLHQKLGRKAAMERAIEMLQKVGIPAPRERARQYPHELSGGMRQRVMIAMALACKPDILIADEPTTALDVTIQAQILELLRSLQAELGMSIMLITHDLGVVAETCERVIVMYAGRVVETAPAAALFAAPHHHYTAGLVRSVPRYSADGSAGTAHKGRLQEIVGMVPPLWDLPVGCKFADRCPAVQEVCRVGEPALVAIGVERTVRCHFPANVTSSAAGPTAERTDAGVPS, from the coding sequence GTGGCTGGCGACCTTCTTACCGTTGACGGGCTGGTAACCGAATTTCGCACCGATCGCGGCACGGTGCGCGCGGTAGACGACGTGTCATTTTCGCTGCAGGCGGGCCAGACGCTCGGCATCGTCGGCGAGTCGGGCTGCGGTAAGTCGGTCACCGCGCTCTCGATCATGCGCCTGGTGGCCAATCCGCCGGGGCGGGTCGCGGCGGGCAAAATCATGTATGGCCAGGGCGCGGCGGCCAAGGACATCTTGGCGCTGCCTGAGCACGAAATGCAGGGCCTGCGCGGCAACCGCATCGCGATGATTTTTCAAGAGCCCATGACGGCGCTTAACCCCGTGATCACGGTTGGCGAGCAGGTGGCCGAATCGGTGCGCCTGCACCAAAAACTTGGGCGTAAAGCGGCCATGGAGCGCGCCATCGAGATGCTGCAAAAAGTCGGCATCCCGGCACCCCGTGAGCGGGCGCGGCAATACCCGCACGAGCTATCTGGCGGCATGCGGCAACGGGTGATGATCGCGATGGCGCTGGCGTGCAAGCCAGATATCTTGATTGCCGACGAACCGACCACCGCGCTCGACGTAACGATCCAAGCGCAGATTCTCGAGCTGCTGCGTTCGCTGCAGGCGGAGCTAGGGATGAGCATCATGCTGATTACGCATGACCTTGGCGTGGTGGCAGAAACCTGCGAGCGCGTCATCGTCATGTATGCCGGCCGCGTCGTCGAGACCGCGCCGGCGGCGGCGTTATTCGCGGCGCCGCACCATCACTATACGGCGGGCCTCGTGCGCAGCGTGCCGCGCTATAGCGCTGATGGCAGCGCCGGTACCGCGCACAAAGGCCGCTTGCAAGAAATCGTCGGCATGGTGCCGCCGCTATGGGATCTGCCGGTCGGCTGCAAATTTGCCGATCGTTGCCCGGCCGTGCAAGAGGTGTGTCGGGTGGGGGAACCTGCCCTCGTGGCTATCGGCGTCGAGCGCACGGTGAGGTGTCACTTTCCCGCCAACGTCACGAGTTCCGCCGCCGGCCCCACCGCCGAGCGCACCGACGCAGGAGTCCCATCATGA